Proteins from a single region of Rhodovibrio salinarum DSM 9154:
- a CDS encoding EamA family transporter, which yields MENQVFAAVLLAALLHAGWNSTVKVSLDRVSTMLLLALAQAVIALSLLPFVPPPHLDAWPWIAGAAALHASYKLFLIQAYAHADLSQAYPVTRGTAPLLVTLFSVVALGAHFDMAALVAVCAISAGVLLMAVKGAVSGWMGGRALAFALVTAGFTASYTLVDGVGARVAGTPSGFIFWMVIGDACVMVVYVLATRGHAAFLALRPSWRGGATAGAMSFGSYWIAVWAFTRAPIALVAALRESSILFATLIAFFILRESVSGWRWASTGLIAAGVVLMKF from the coding sequence TTGGAGAATCAGGTCTTTGCGGCGGTACTTCTGGCCGCGCTTTTGCACGCTGGCTGGAACTCGACCGTGAAAGTCAGCCTGGATCGCGTCTCGACCATGTTGCTGCTCGCCCTGGCCCAGGCGGTCATCGCGCTTTCGCTGCTGCCCTTCGTCCCCCCGCCGCACCTGGACGCCTGGCCGTGGATCGCTGGAGCCGCGGCACTGCATGCGAGCTACAAGCTATTTCTGATTCAGGCCTACGCTCATGCAGATCTGAGTCAGGCTTATCCGGTCACGCGCGGGACCGCGCCGCTGTTGGTGACGCTCTTTTCCGTCGTGGCTCTGGGCGCGCACTTCGATATGGCGGCTCTGGTTGCGGTCTGCGCGATCTCGGCGGGTGTTCTGTTGATGGCGGTAAAAGGGGCCGTGTCGGGATGGATGGGTGGGCGGGCGCTGGCCTTCGCACTCGTGACAGCCGGGTTCACGGCCAGCTATACCCTGGTCGACGGTGTCGGTGCCCGTGTCGCCGGAACCCCATCCGGTTTCATTTTCTGGATGGTCATCGGCGATGCCTGCGTGATGGTCGTGTATGTGCTGGCAACGCGTGGCCATGCGGCTTTTCTGGCACTGCGACCGAGTTGGAGGGGAGGTGCCACTGCCGGGGCGATGTCGTTCGGTTCCTATTGGATCGCCGTCTGGGCTTTCACTCGGGCGCCGATCGCCCTGGTCGCGGCATTGCGCGAGAGCAGCATCCTGTTCGCGACGCTGATCGCGTTTTTCATCCTTCGCGAATCCGTGAGCGGCTGGCGATGGGCATCGACGGGCCTGATCGCCGCTGGCGTGGTACTGATGAAATTCTGA
- a CDS encoding LysR family transcriptional regulator: MKRGALPLNALRAFEATMRHGQMRLAAEELGVTYGAVSRQVRGLEQTLGVPLFEGPRNRLTPSRAAVDLHPALQEAFDGIEAAVARLVDRDRRVLDVSCLGTLTMRWLIPRLFGFHAEHPGVEVRLSADDGPVDFARQSLDVAIRVGHGPWTEGEVIELFPDKVGPVLSPMLAERVEDPLRDAPALHTKTRPAAWQDWCRSQDLPAPEGGREFEHFYFMLEAATAGLGVAIAPEVLVRDDLAAGRLRAPFGFEPSGQTYVALAPKRPGRETLAFLDWLARSRAV, translated from the coding sequence ATGAAGAGAGGCGCTTTACCACTGAACGCACTCCGGGCCTTCGAGGCCACCATGCGACATGGTCAGATGCGCCTCGCCGCCGAGGAGCTTGGTGTGACCTACGGGGCCGTCAGCCGCCAGGTGCGCGGTCTCGAGCAAACGCTCGGCGTGCCCCTGTTCGAAGGTCCGCGCAACCGGCTGACACCTTCGCGTGCGGCGGTCGACCTCCACCCTGCCTTGCAGGAGGCCTTCGACGGTATCGAAGCGGCGGTCGCCCGACTGGTCGACCGGGACCGCCGCGTCCTGGACGTCTCCTGTCTGGGGACGCTGACGATGCGCTGGCTGATTCCGCGCCTGTTCGGGTTTCACGCGGAGCACCCCGGCGTCGAGGTCCGGCTTTCCGCCGACGATGGCCCGGTCGACTTCGCGCGACAATCTCTCGATGTCGCGATCCGTGTCGGACACGGCCCTTGGACCGAGGGCGAGGTGATCGAGCTGTTCCCGGACAAGGTCGGTCCGGTGCTCAGCCCGATGCTGGCAGAGCGTGTCGAAGACCCCCTACGCGATGCTCCGGCGCTGCACACCAAAACCCGGCCTGCAGCCTGGCAAGACTGGTGTCGAAGCCAGGATCTCCCGGCCCCCGAAGGCGGCCGCGAATTCGAGCATTTCTACTTCATGCTGGAGGCCGCAACGGCCGGGCTGGGGGTTGCGATCGCCCCCGAGGTCCTGGTTCGGGACGACCTGGCGGCGGGCCGTCTGAGGGCCCCTTTCGGCTTCGAGCCAAGCGGGCAGACCTATGTCGCTCTGGCGCCCAAGCGGCCGGGTCGTGAAACGCTGGCTTTCCTGGACTGGCTGGCACGAAGCCGCGCCGTTTGA